Proteins from a single region of Sneathiella aquimaris:
- the purS gene encoding phosphoribosylformylglycinamidine synthase subunit PurS codes for MKARVTISLKNGVLDPQGKAIENALHGLGFEQANNVRQGKVIELDLGNISENEAPDTVDRMCKQLLANTVIENYSIELLD; via the coding sequence ATGAAAGCTCGCGTTACTATTTCACTCAAGAACGGTGTACTGGATCCACAAGGCAAGGCAATTGAAAATGCGTTGCACGGGTTGGGCTTTGAACAGGCAAATAATGTCCGTCAGGGGAAAGTGATCGAACTCGATCTGGGGAATATCTCAGAAAATGAAGCACCGGACACTGTCGACAGGATGTGTAAACAATTGTTGGCCAATACAGTGATCGAAAATTACTCCATTGAATTGTTGGACTAA
- the purC gene encoding phosphoribosylaminoimidazolesuccinocarboxamide synthase has translation MTRRRRVYEGKAKVLFEGPEPGTLVQYFKDDATAFNGEKKSTVTGKGVLNNRISEHLMNRLSEIGIHNHFIRRLNMREQLIREVEIIPVEVIVRNVAAGSICSRLGITEGTALPRTIIEYCFKSDELNDPLVSEEHVTAFGWATPQELDDIMNQSLRVNDFLTGLFTGIGIKLIDFKLEFGRLYSDDEVQVILADEISPDNCRLWDIATNEKMDKDRFRRDLGGIEDAYQEVARRLGILPEGGPGDLKGSTAIQ, from the coding sequence ATGACCCGACGTAGACGTGTCTACGAAGGCAAGGCAAAAGTTCTTTTTGAAGGACCAGAGCCAGGAACCCTTGTTCAATATTTTAAAGACGATGCAACTGCGTTCAACGGCGAGAAGAAATCCACCGTGACCGGTAAAGGCGTCCTTAATAACCGTATTTCAGAACATCTGATGAACCGCCTTTCTGAGATCGGTATTCATAATCACTTTATTCGGCGCCTGAACATGCGCGAACAATTGATCCGGGAAGTCGAAATCATTCCTGTGGAAGTTATTGTTCGGAATGTCGCTGCAGGCTCTATTTGCAGTCGTTTAGGGATTACAGAAGGCACAGCCCTTCCGCGGACCATCATTGAATACTGCTTCAAGTCCGATGAACTGAACGATCCCCTTGTTTCTGAAGAGCATGTCACAGCCTTTGGCTGGGCAACGCCGCAGGAACTGGACGACATTATGAACCAGTCTTTGCGGGTCAATGACTTTTTGACCGGACTGTTCACTGGGATCGGCATTAAACTGATCGATTTTAAACTGGAATTTGGACGTCTTTATTCTGACGATGAAGTGCAGGTTATTCTGGCCGATGAAATAAGCCCTGATAACTGCCGTCTTTGGGATATTGCAACCAACGAAAAAATGGACAAAGACAGATTCCGTCGGGACCTTGGTGGGATTGAAGATGCCTATCAGGAAGTCGCTCGGCGGCTGGGTATCCTGCCCGAGGGCGGTCCCGGTGATCTTAAAGGTTCTACAGCAATTCAATAA
- a CDS encoding DUF1476 domain-containing protein, with translation MSGLDDFGKTHENKFAHDSDLEFKANARRNKLLGQWAAELMGLSGDAVAAYAKEVITADLEEKGDDDVFRKIRRDFDSKNVEMSDHRIRREMDELLVKAREQIKSE, from the coding sequence ATGTCAGGTTTGGACGATTTTGGTAAAACACACGAAAACAAGTTCGCGCATGATAGCGATCTTGAGTTCAAAGCAAATGCGCGCCGCAACAAGCTTCTGGGTCAGTGGGCCGCAGAATTGATGGGACTCTCTGGAGATGCCGTTGCCGCTTACGCAAAAGAAGTAATCACGGCCGATTTGGAAGAAAAAGGCGACGACGATGTCTTCCGTAAAATCCGTCGTGATTTCGATTCAAAAAATGTTGAAATGTCGGACCACCGAATTCGCCGGGAAATGGATGAATTGCTGGTGAAAGCCCGCGAACAGATCAAATCTGAATAG
- a CDS encoding GNAT family N-acetyltransferase, producing MPFQAIETKRLLIRDWKETDLEPFAVLNGDPDVMEFFPAILSAEQSNAMAAVIREKIDRNRYGFFAVELKETGKFIGFVGLNNPAAPLPFKPCVEIGWRLGKEAWGFGYATEAAATCLDFAFDNLSLVEVVSFTATINLKSQKVMQRLGFRQNKDEDFDHPDVPEGHPLRPHVLYRLSRDDWHKKSRSL from the coding sequence ATGCCGTTTCAAGCGATTGAAACAAAAAGGCTTCTGATCAGGGACTGGAAAGAAACTGATCTGGAGCCTTTTGCCGTTTTAAACGGTGACCCGGACGTCATGGAATTTTTCCCGGCGATCCTTTCGGCTGAACAAAGTAATGCGATGGCGGCTGTTATTCGCGAAAAGATTGATCGCAATAGATATGGTTTTTTCGCGGTCGAGTTGAAAGAAACGGGGAAGTTTATCGGGTTTGTCGGCCTTAATAATCCCGCTGCCCCCCTGCCCTTTAAACCTTGTGTTGAAATCGGATGGCGTCTTGGCAAAGAAGCATGGGGATTTGGTTACGCCACTGAAGCAGCGGCGACGTGTCTGGATTTTGCATTTGATAATCTGAGCTTGGTGGAGGTTGTCTCTTTCACAGCGACGATCAATCTTAAATCGCAAAAAGTAATGCAGCGTCTGGGCTTCCGACAGAACAAAGATGAAGACTTCGATCATCCTGATGTTCCTGAAGGGCATCCCCTTCGTCCCCATGTTTTATACCGATTGTCCAGAGACGACTGGCATAAAAAAAGCCGGTCTTTATAA
- the purB gene encoding adenylosuccinate lyase, producing MIPRYARPEMTAIWEPESKFRIWFEIEAHACDAQAELGVIPKEAAKAVWDRGNFEIDRIDEIERETKHDVIAFLTNLQEYVGDEARFVHQGMTSSDVLDTCLNVQLTKASDILLDDMDKLLAALKKKAYEHKDDVCVGRSHGIHAEPVTFGLKMAQAFAEFERNKERLINARKDIATCAISGAVGTFANIDPFVEEHVAKALGLEAETISTQVIPRDRHAMFFATLGVIASSIERLAVEIRHLQRTEVLEAEEYFAPGQKGSSAMPHKRNPVLTENLTGLARLVRMATIPAMENVALWHERDISHSSVERGIGPDATITLDFALVRLTNVIDKLVVYPENMMNNMNKLGGLIHSQRVLLALTQAGVSREDAYRLVQRNAMVVWREGADFMDLLKNDDEVSAALSNEQIESVFDLEYHTKHVDTLFKRVFG from the coding sequence ATGATACCCCGTTATGCCCGCCCGGAAATGACAGCAATCTGGGAACCAGAAAGCAAATTCCGCATTTGGTTTGAAATTGAAGCCCACGCATGTGACGCACAGGCAGAACTGGGCGTCATCCCTAAAGAGGCCGCCAAGGCTGTCTGGGACCGAGGCAATTTCGAAATCGATCGCATCGACGAAATCGAACGGGAAACAAAACATGATGTCATCGCGTTCCTGACCAACCTTCAGGAATATGTCGGTGACGAAGCCCGTTTTGTGCATCAGGGAATGACGTCATCAGACGTTCTGGATACTTGCCTGAACGTACAGCTGACCAAGGCATCCGATATTCTGTTGGACGACATGGACAAATTGCTGGCGGCCCTGAAGAAAAAGGCCTACGAGCATAAAGACGATGTTTGTGTTGGCCGGTCTCACGGTATCCATGCCGAGCCTGTTACATTTGGTTTGAAAATGGCACAGGCGTTTGCCGAATTCGAACGGAATAAAGAGCGTCTTATAAACGCCAGAAAAGATATCGCGACTTGCGCAATTTCCGGGGCAGTCGGGACATTTGCCAATATTGACCCGTTCGTTGAAGAACATGTCGCGAAAGCTTTGGGGCTTGAAGCGGAAACAATTTCGACACAGGTCATTCCGCGTGACCGCCACGCGATGTTTTTTGCAACATTGGGCGTGATCGCCAGTTCTATTGAACGGCTGGCCGTTGAAATCCGTCATTTGCAGCGGACAGAGGTTCTGGAAGCGGAAGAGTATTTCGCCCCAGGCCAAAAAGGATCGTCTGCGATGCCGCATAAACGTAATCCTGTTCTAACCGAAAATTTGACGGGGCTTGCCCGTCTGGTTCGGATGGCAACCATTCCTGCGATGGAAAATGTGGCCCTGTGGCACGAACGCGATATTTCGCATTCTTCTGTTGAACGTGGCATTGGTCCAGACGCAACAATCACACTTGATTTTGCACTGGTTCGTTTGACAAACGTCATCGACAAACTTGTTGTTTATCCCGAAAATATGATGAACAACATGAACAAGCTTGGTGGGCTCATCCATTCACAGCGTGTTCTTCTCGCGTTGACGCAAGCTGGTGTCAGCCGCGAAGATGCGTACCGCCTGGTGCAGCGGAATGCCATGGTAGTTTGGCGTGAAGGCGCCGACTTTATGGATCTGTTGAAAAATGATGACGAAGTTTCAGCAGCCCTTTCCAACGAACAAATAGAGAGTGTGTTTGATCTTGAGTATCATACGAAACATGTAGACACATTGTTCAAGCGCGTTTTTGGCTAA
- a CDS encoding TetR/AcrR family transcriptional regulator, with protein sequence MVTDEDIIEATITTLAHKPEATMQEIAREAGVSRITINRRFGSRNDLLQIAATYSLDLFEDILLNAQKSRKPPLDQIRQIFEGYAGLSNHYFFWMRGFVEDRKKYETIFLNQLAMVEKLVLAAQDRGELRKDLPTGWIAGMFDYLAITVNSSLNRGVIAQRDALNLGWDTFLNGVSPKKFF encoded by the coding sequence ATGGTAACTGACGAAGACATTATTGAAGCAACAATCACAACCCTCGCTCATAAACCCGAAGCCACGATGCAGGAAATTGCGAGAGAGGCCGGGGTAAGCCGGATTACGATCAATCGAAGATTTGGATCCAGAAATGACCTACTACAAATAGCAGCAACCTATAGCCTTGATTTATTTGAGGATATCCTTCTAAACGCCCAAAAGTCCCGCAAACCGCCGCTGGATCAAATACGTCAGATTTTTGAAGGTTATGCGGGCTTGAGTAATCACTACTTCTTCTGGATGAGAGGGTTTGTCGAGGACCGCAAAAAATATGAGACAATCTTCCTAAATCAACTGGCCATGGTGGAAAAGCTGGTTCTGGCCGCACAAGACCGGGGGGAACTCAGGAAAGATTTGCCAACCGGCTGGATCGCGGGGATGTTTGACTATCTTGCCATCACTGTAAATTCGTCGTTGAATCGAGGCGTTATCGCTCAACGTGACGCACTGAACCTGGGGTGGGATACATTTTTGAACGGTGTGAGCCCGAAAAAATTCTTTTGA
- the radC gene encoding RadC family protein codes for MRSKVLSAGAESLAEYEILEMLLFAAAPRGDTRPIAKSLIKEFGSLAKVLTASPEALRKVDRVGDATIATMKVAETLGVKLLRAKTEKRNVLSSWQALLEYCQGIMGHREIEHFRILFLNNKNHMIADEVQQTGTVNHTAAYPREVIKRALELSATSLILVHNHPSGDTTPSKADIAITKEIVTAAAALGIKVHDHLIVSANESTSLKSLGLM; via the coding sequence ATGCGAAGCAAGGTGCTCTCTGCCGGCGCGGAAAGCCTTGCGGAATACGAAATATTGGAAATGCTGCTTTTTGCTGCGGCACCACGCGGGGATACCCGTCCAATTGCAAAATCACTGATCAAGGAATTTGGCTCACTGGCGAAGGTCTTAACGGCCTCCCCAGAAGCATTGCGAAAAGTTGACAGGGTTGGTGATGCGACCATCGCGACCATGAAGGTTGCTGAAACACTGGGGGTGAAACTCCTTCGCGCCAAAACGGAAAAACGCAATGTGTTGAGTTCGTGGCAGGCGTTGCTGGAATATTGTCAAGGGATCATGGGGCATCGCGAAATCGAGCATTTTAGAATTCTGTTTTTGAATAATAAAAATCACATGATTGCTGATGAGGTGCAACAGACGGGAACGGTCAACCATACCGCAGCCTATCCCCGAGAAGTTATTAAGCGAGCCTTAGAGCTTAGTGCCACGTCGCTTATTCTGGTGCACAACCATCCGTCGGGCGACACAACCCCTTCTAAGGCGGATATTGCGATTACGAAGGAAATTGTCACCGCTGCGGCAGCATTGGGTATCAAAGTTCACGATCATCTGATTGTTAGCGCCAATGAGAGTACCAGCCTGAAATCTTTGGGCTTGATGTAG
- the map gene encoding type I methionyl aminopeptidase has protein sequence MKYIDSKDAPQQNNGVIKLHGAEGFEGMRKAGRLGAETLDMIAEHVVPGITTEEINTLCHDFITERGGICAPLGYRGFTKSVCTSINHVVCHGIPGPKKLKDGDIINIDVTPIVDGWHGDTSRMFVAGKPSVKARRLIDITYECLMRGIDVVKPGATTGDIGHAIQSYAESKRCSVVRDFCGHGLGQIFHDAPNIVHYGTPGEGVELRAGMIFTIEPMINLGKWQVKVLEDGWTAVTKDRSLSAQFEHSLGVTETGYEIFTLSPEGLNCPPYAL, from the coding sequence ATGAAATATATTGATAGCAAAGACGCGCCCCAACAAAACAACGGTGTCATCAAACTTCATGGTGCCGAAGGGTTTGAAGGCATGCGTAAAGCAGGTCGGTTAGGTGCGGAAACACTGGACATGATCGCAGAACATGTTGTGCCCGGCATTACTACGGAAGAAATCAATACTCTTTGCCATGATTTTATTACTGAACGGGGCGGAATATGCGCGCCCTTGGGATATCGCGGTTTTACGAAATCAGTGTGCACTTCCATAAATCACGTTGTCTGTCATGGCATTCCCGGCCCCAAAAAACTGAAAGACGGCGATATTATCAATATAGATGTGACACCAATTGTTGACGGCTGGCACGGTGACACCAGCCGAATGTTTGTTGCAGGAAAGCCCAGCGTAAAAGCCCGTCGTTTGATTGACATTACCTATGAATGCCTGATGCGCGGGATTGATGTTGTTAAGCCCGGTGCAACAACTGGTGACATTGGACATGCCATTCAATCCTATGCGGAAAGTAAACGCTGTTCTGTTGTTCGCGATTTTTGTGGACATGGCCTTGGGCAAATTTTCCATGACGCACCGAACATTGTTCACTATGGGACACCAGGTGAAGGGGTTGAACTGCGAGCCGGTATGATTTTTACCATTGAGCCCATGATTAATTTGGGAAAATGGCAGGTAAAAGTACTGGAAGACGGTTGGACCGCTGTTACAAAAGATCGGTCCCTGTCTGCGCAGTTTGAGCATTCTCTCGGCGTCACCGAAACCGGATACGAAATTTTTACGCTGTCGCCTGAAGGATTGAATTGCCCGCCTTATGCCCTCTGA
- the sfsA gene encoding DNA/RNA nuclease SfsA, with protein MKFSHPLVKGTLIKRYKRFLSDIELEDGSVVTAHCANSGSMMGLKEPGYAVCLSPSDNPKRKLKFTWELVNPGSSWVGINTSLPNKIVSDAIIAGKIEPLAGYSGLKNEVKYGENSRIDILLTDENRPDCYVEVKSVTLSRDAGIAEFPDAVTSRGTKHLNELANMVESGYRAAMFYLVQRSDCQSFQLASDIDPTYRAAFLDAKSRGVEVYCYDCTIDPNGIDVRTAIQMVE; from the coding sequence ATGAAATTCAGTCACCCGCTTGTAAAAGGCACCCTGATAAAGCGGTATAAACGCTTTTTATCCGATATTGAGCTGGAGGATGGCTCTGTCGTCACGGCACATTGCGCGAATTCAGGATCAATGATGGGCTTGAAAGAACCGGGTTATGCCGTTTGTTTATCCCCGTCTGACAACCCAAAACGAAAACTGAAATTCACATGGGAGCTGGTCAATCCGGGGAGTTCATGGGTGGGGATAAACACCTCCCTGCCAAACAAAATTGTCTCTGACGCCATTATAGCCGGTAAAATAGAGCCTCTTGCCGGGTATAGTGGATTAAAGAATGAAGTAAAATACGGTGAGAATTCGCGCATTGATATTCTGCTGACCGACGAAAACAGGCCCGATTGCTATGTTGAAGTGAAAAGTGTGACTTTGAGCCGGGATGCTGGCATCGCAGAATTTCCAGATGCGGTCACAAGCCGTGGCACAAAACACCTGAATGAACTGGCAAATATGGTTGAAAGTGGTTATAGAGCCGCTATGTTCTATTTAGTCCAACGCAGCGATTGCCAGTCTTTCCAATTGGCATCAGATATTGACCCGACATACCGCGCTGCATTTTTGGATGCAAAATCCCGTGGAGTCGAAGTATATTGTTATGACTGCACGATAGATCCGAATGGTATTGACGTCAGAACGGCTATCCAGATGGTAGAATAA
- a CDS encoding competence/damage-inducible protein A: MADTPSGKQIVTASMLVIGDEILSGRTQDKNIAFLATKLGDVGIQLKEVRVIPDIEQEIVEALNHCRQKYDYVFTSGGIGPTHDDITADSVAKAFEIGIDHHPEAMKILTQHYDQNGIEFNEARKRMARIPDGGILIDNPVSKAPGFRVENVYVMAGVPQIMQAMMESILPTLSGGEKMRSRTLNVNMPEGKVAKTLGELQDAYPAVSMGSYPYFKQGELGTNLVLRSIEPDTLDAAFDALKEALITFDCECVETT, encoded by the coding sequence ATGGCAGATACTCCTTCTGGAAAACAAATTGTAACAGCCTCCATGCTGGTGATTGGCGATGAAATTCTGTCGGGCCGGACACAGGATAAAAATATTGCCTTTCTTGCGACAAAACTCGGAGATGTTGGAATTCAGCTGAAAGAAGTTCGCGTAATCCCTGATATTGAACAGGAAATTGTTGAAGCGCTGAACCATTGCCGGCAAAAATATGACTATGTTTTTACCAGTGGTGGCATTGGGCCAACACATGACGATATTACCGCAGATTCAGTCGCCAAGGCGTTTGAGATCGGCATTGATCACCACCCAGAGGCCATGAAAATCCTGACGCAGCACTATGATCAAAACGGTATCGAATTTAACGAAGCCCGCAAACGAATGGCAAGGATCCCGGATGGCGGTATCTTAATCGATAATCCGGTTAGCAAGGCGCCCGGCTTCCGGGTTGAAAATGTCTATGTTATGGCCGGCGTCCCGCAGATCATGCAGGCAATGATGGAAAGCATTCTTCCGACCCTGTCTGGCGGCGAGAAAATGCGAAGCCGGACGTTGAATGTTAACATGCCCGAAGGGAAGGTCGCAAAAACCCTCGGTGAACTACAAGATGCTTATCCAGCCGTTTCAATGGGCTCTTATCCCTATTTCAAACAAGGAGAACTCGGCACCAATCTTGTCCTGCGGTCAATTGAGCCGGACACATTGGACGCCGCCTTTGACGCTCTAAAAGAAGCCCTTATTACCTTTGATTGCGAGTGTGTTGAAACAACCTGA
- a CDS encoding AMP-binding protein, whose amino-acid sequence MKTIPQLLDKQKTLYGSNIAIHDRGASYSYDDLHDLSLRFANGLKAQGLGKGDRVGLWLPNIAAYLIAFMACARLGIIVVSINTKFKSFEVSDIVTRSGCKALVLWPDFKGIPFLDILEELPEGALENIETVILYTENDITVECPPCLRASQIISFDKIASFQTNPVPPVEAEEGVLIFTTSGTTGKPKFVLHSQFSLTQHAIEVAEHYSYENRVCRLLQAVPLCGTFGLTQALAVLAGGATLYCLPVFDPQEAARLIREYAVTDMNGSDDMFAMLLDQGTGAVPYPSLKKAGYAAFNPSLTDIVERAEAAGIKLMGLWGMSEVQALIAHQDPNLPAELRKRAGGRLISPSGHIRITDPDTGAILPFGKNGEIELKLPSQLKAYFLNPDATEQAFTEDGYFKTGDLGYQEEARSFVFLTRMGDVLRLGGYLTDPVEIETCLLDVEAVRQVQVVGVVTPKGERAYAFVTSNRQQVLDLDDLQAHCRQKLAGYKVPVKVQQLSEFPMTESANGKKIQRSKLREIAQRAIDEGRS is encoded by the coding sequence ATGAAAACAATTCCGCAACTACTTGATAAACAAAAAACATTGTATGGAAGTAACATCGCGATCCATGACCGCGGAGCCTCCTATAGCTATGACGATTTACATGATTTGAGCCTGCGATTTGCCAACGGATTAAAGGCTCAAGGACTTGGAAAGGGAGACCGGGTCGGCCTGTGGCTTCCGAATATCGCCGCCTATCTAATTGCGTTCATGGCCTGCGCACGGCTGGGCATCATCGTCGTTTCCATAAACACCAAATTCAAATCTTTCGAAGTCTCAGACATTGTTACCCGATCAGGATGCAAGGCTCTTGTTCTTTGGCCAGATTTCAAAGGCATTCCGTTTTTAGATATTTTGGAGGAATTACCCGAAGGCGCGCTTGAAAATATTGAAACGGTTATTCTATACACGGAAAATGACATCACAGTTGAGTGTCCGCCCTGTCTGCGGGCCTCCCAAATTATCTCGTTTGATAAAATCGCGTCGTTCCAAACAAACCCTGTCCCACCGGTAGAGGCGGAAGAAGGGGTTTTAATTTTCACCACCAGTGGAACAACAGGAAAGCCAAAATTCGTCCTTCATTCTCAGTTTAGCTTAACTCAGCATGCCATTGAAGTTGCTGAACATTATTCTTATGAGAACAGGGTTTGCCGACTGCTGCAAGCGGTCCCTCTATGCGGTACATTCGGGCTAACACAGGCACTGGCTGTTTTGGCTGGCGGGGCGACACTTTATTGCTTGCCGGTCTTTGATCCTCAGGAAGCGGCGCGGTTGATACGGGAGTATGCGGTAACCGACATGAACGGGTCTGACGATATGTTTGCCATGCTGCTCGATCAGGGAACTGGAGCGGTTCCTTATCCAAGCCTGAAAAAGGCGGGTTATGCCGCCTTTAACCCGTCCCTTACCGATATTGTCGAGCGGGCAGAAGCCGCCGGAATAAAATTAATGGGTCTTTGGGGTATGAGCGAAGTTCAGGCCCTGATCGCTCATCAGGACCCGAACCTGCCGGCAGAGCTTCGAAAGCGGGCTGGTGGGCGACTGATATCACCTTCTGGTCATATTCGAATAACCGATCCGGACACCGGCGCAATTCTGCCTTTTGGTAAAAATGGCGAGATAGAGCTTAAACTGCCCAGTCAACTGAAGGCCTATTTCTTAAATCCGGACGCGACTGAACAGGCTTTTACGGAAGATGGGTATTTTAAAACCGGAGATTTGGGATATCAGGAAGAGGCCCGTAGCTTCGTATTTTTGACCCGCATGGGGGATGTCCTGCGTTTGGGCGGTTATTTGACCGATCCGGTGGAAATCGAAACCTGCCTGCTGGACGTCGAGGCGGTCCGACAGGTTCAAGTGGTGGGAGTTGTCACACCAAAGGGCGAAAGAGCTTATGCTTTTGTGACAAGTAACCGCCAACAGGTGCTTGATCTGGACGATCTTCAGGCGCATTGCCGACAAAAACTGGCCGGATATAAAGTACCGGTGAAGGTTCAGCAATTATCTGAATTTCCGATGACAGAAAGCGCGAACGGAAAAAAGATACAACGATCCAAATTGCGTGAAATTGCTCAAAGGGCCATTGATGAAGGTCGATCATAA
- a CDS encoding TetR/AcrR family transcriptional regulator, with amino-acid sequence MTEIPPKNNQAKAFLVRQQILEAARILYRDKDGQEVSVRDIAARAGYSTGAVYFHFKNKEAIYAELLIQGLTDLSTQVKQASEAKSDAFSSLMAGYLSFYRFYDENPGDLIDILSRIHSPLMKQRDEPVRVAINEHFRQIKWCFRENLVRFGVSDRQAEQEAAVLISDIIGLLLSSARKTDILFSMPSDDLLNTHLERLQKRIQHIIHTP; translated from the coding sequence GTGACTGAAATACCGCCTAAAAACAATCAGGCAAAAGCCTTCTTAGTTCGCCAACAAATTCTGGAGGCCGCACGGATTTTGTATCGGGATAAAGACGGACAGGAAGTATCTGTTCGGGACATAGCCGCCCGTGCCGGATATTCAACAGGTGCCGTTTATTTCCATTTCAAGAATAAAGAAGCGATTTATGCAGAGCTATTAATTCAAGGCCTTACTGACCTTTCAACGCAGGTAAAACAGGCTTCAGAGGCAAAATCAGACGCTTTTAGCAGCCTTATGGCGGGCTATTTATCATTTTACCGGTTTTATGATGAAAACCCGGGAGACCTTATTGATATCCTGTCCCGGATACATTCTCCGTTGATGAAACAGAGAGACGAGCCGGTTCGGGTCGCCATAAATGAACATTTTCGGCAAATTAAATGGTGTTTCAGGGAAAACCTTGTGCGCTTTGGTGTTTCAGATCGTCAGGCAGAGCAGGAGGCCGCCGTCTTAATCAGCGACATAATCGGCCTGCTTCTGTCCTCTGCCCGCAAAACTGATATTCTGTTCAGTATGCCATCAGACGATCTTCTGAATACCCATTTGGAGCGCTTGCAAAAACGCATTCAACATATCATTCACACCCCATAA
- a CDS encoding DUF2855 family protein, protein MTLSRWTILIDKDDITKSSLHPAADHTPLKAGQIEVALNRFALTANNITYATLGKSFGSWTDMPGYWAFFPAESETVGQLPVWGFATVTGSENPDIEVGEELYGYFPLSSHLRMTPGHISKGSLVDMTAHRQALAPVYNQYNRVQAMDDLKAEEKDLWPVFRPLLVTGYMICDQFDENGFYGADQILIASASSKTAMMTANSFRLFEGAPKLIGVTSSKNKKYTEKTKLYDHVITYDDISELSPGTKTALIDMAGNGEFINSVHQHFTENLTFSLLVGISHWDSSRPAKGLPGPQPTPFFAPGRIKARSADWGAGGLKARMNAAWDSFAALAPTLTQMMDLTGPQAAKDTYDQLVNGAVDPQKSLLIKV, encoded by the coding sequence ATGACGCTCTCTCGCTGGACAATCCTGATTGATAAAGATGACATAACCAAATCAAGCTTGCATCCCGCCGCGGACCATACTCCGTTAAAAGCCGGACAGATCGAAGTCGCCTTGAACAGGTTTGCCCTGACCGCGAATAATATTACCTATGCGACATTGGGAAAGTCCTTCGGTAGCTGGACAGATATGCCCGGTTACTGGGCCTTTTTTCCAGCTGAAAGCGAGACGGTTGGTCAATTGCCTGTTTGGGGTTTTGCCACTGTGACCGGTTCAGAAAATCCAGATATAGAGGTGGGTGAAGAGCTTTACGGCTATTTCCCCTTATCGTCGCACTTGAGAATGACCCCGGGGCATATCAGTAAAGGTTCCCTTGTCGATATGACCGCCCACAGACAAGCGCTGGCACCCGTCTACAACCAGTATAACCGGGTGCAGGCCATGGACGACTTGAAAGCTGAGGAAAAGGACCTGTGGCCCGTTTTCCGCCCTCTACTGGTTACGGGCTACATGATTTGTGATCAGTTTGATGAAAACGGTTTTTATGGCGCTGACCAGATCCTGATTGCCAGTGCCTCCAGCAAAACCGCCATGATGACAGCCAATTCGTTCAGGCTGTTTGAGGGAGCGCCGAAACTGATCGGTGTTACATCATCAAAAAACAAAAAATATACAGAAAAAACAAAGCTTTATGACCATGTTATAACCTATGATGACATTTCGGAATTGAGCCCCGGGACGAAGACAGCCTTGATCGATATGGCGGGTAATGGTGAGTTTATCAATTCGGTTCATCAGCATTTTACTGAAAATCTGACATTTAGTTTGCTTGTCGGTATTTCGCACTGGGACTCCTCCCGTCCCGCAAAAGGGCTTCCTGGTCCTCAACCCACTCCCTTTTTCGCCCCCGGCCGCATCAAGGCCCGCTCAGCTGATTGGGGCGCTGGTGGCCTGAAGGCACGCATGAATGCCGCCTGGGATAGTTTTGCGGCCCTTGCCCCCACTTTAACACAGATGATGGACCTGACAGGCCCGCAAGCGGCAAAAGACACCTATGATCAGCTTGTGAACGGCGCAGTTGATCCGCAGAAATCTCTTTTGATTAAGGTTTGA